One genomic window of Hirundo rustica isolate bHirRus1 chromosome 13, bHirRus1.pri.v3, whole genome shotgun sequence includes the following:
- the CTSH gene encoding pro-cathepsin H: MGWPVLLTAAALLALAAAWQPSAEEEQLFKAWMLQNERRYGPEEYPRRLRIFLANKRRIEEHNAGNHSFQMGLNQFSDLTFAEFKKLYLWSEPQNCSATKGNFLRSSGPYPDSIDWRKKGNFVTPVKNQGACGSCWTFSTTGCLESAIAIATGKLLSLAEQQLVDCAQAFNNHGCSGGLPSQAFEYILYNKGLMGEDTYPYRAKNGTCKFQPEKAIAFVKDVINITQYDEDGMVEAVGKHNPVSFAFEVTSNFMHYRKGVYSNPRCEHTPDKVNHAVLAVGYGEEDGTPYWIVKNSWGRLWGMQGYFLIERGKNMCGLAACASYPVPQV; encoded by the exons ATGGGCTGGCCCGTGCTGCTGACCGCGGCCGCGCTCCTGGCCCTCGCCGCCGCCTGGCAGCCCTCGGCCGAAG AGGAGCAGCTGTTCAAGGCCtggatgctgcag AACGAGCGGCGGTACGGCCCGGAGGAGTACCCGCGCAGGCTGCGCATCTTCCTGGCCAACAAGCGGCGCATCGAGGAGCACAACGCCGGCAACCACAGCTTCCAGA TGGGCCTCAACCAGTTCTCGGATCTGACCTTCGCGGAGTTTAAAAAGCTCTACCTGTGGAGTGAGCCGCAG AACTGCTCAGCCACCAAGGGGAACTTCCTGCGCAGCTCCGGGCCCTACCCCGACTCTATCGACTGGAGGAAGAAGGGGAATTTCGTGACGCCTGTGAAAAACCAG GGTGCCTGCGGGAGCTGCTGGACCTTTTCCACCACGGGCTGTTTGGAGTCTGCTATTGCCATTGCCACGGGAAAGCTGCTCTCCCTG gctgagcagcagTTGGTTGATTGCGCCCAGGCCTTCAACAACCACGGCTGCAGTGG GGGCCTGCCCAGCCAAGCCTTCGAGTACATCCTGTACAACAAGGGGCTCATGGGGGAGGACACGTACCCGTACCGGGCCAAG AATGGCACCTGCAAGTTCCAGCCCGAGAAGGCCATTGCCTTTGTCAAGGACGTTATCAATATCACGCAG TATGACGAGGACGGCATGGTGGAAGCTGTGGGGAAGCACAACCCAGTGAGCTTTGCCTTTGAGGTGACGAGTAACTTCATGCACTACAGGAAAGGAGTGTATTCCAA CCCGCGCTGCGAGCACACCCCGGACAAGGTGAACCACGCCGTGCTGGCCGTGGGCTACGGCGAGGAGGACGGCACTCCTTACTGGATCGTCAAGAACTCCTGGGGCCGGCTCTGGGGCATGCAGGG GTACTTCCTGATTGAACGAGGCAAGAACATGTGTGGTCTCGCTGCCTGTGCCTCCTACCCCGTTCCTCAGGTGTAG